The Xiphophorus maculatus strain JP 163 A chromosome 23, X_maculatus-5.0-male, whole genome shotgun sequence genome contains a region encoding:
- the LOC102219544 gene encoding microtubule-associated proteins 1A/1B light chain 3C-like: MAPFEKSMEMTPFKQRKCLATRKDEVCTIRSKFPNKLPVIVERYVREKSLPLLDKTKFLVPFELTLGQFLCLLRNKIALDQTQTLFLLVAERSMSCMSSSMRDIYSRFRDADGFLYITYASQEAFGGPRSADKPPH; this comes from the exons ATGGCTCCTTTTGAGAAATCCATGGAGATGACGCCCTTCAAGCAGAGGAAATGCCTCG CGACGAGAAAAGATGAAGTGTGCACTATTCGGTCTAAATTCCCCAACAAGCTGCCA GTGATAGTTGAACGTTACGTCAGAGAGAAAAGCCTCCCACTGCTGGACAAAACAAAGTTTCTGGTTCCCTTTGAGCTAACGTTGGGTCAGTTCCTCTGCCTTCTCAG GAATAAGATCGCTCTGGACCAGACCCAGACGCTGTTCCTCCTGGTGGCAGAGCGGAGCATGTCCTGCATGTCCTCCAGCATGAGGGACATCTACTCCCGCTTCAGAGACGCCGACGGCTTCCTGTACATCACCTACGCCTCTCAGGAGGCGTTCGGAGGGCCTCGGTCAGCAGACAAGCCGCCTCACTGA